One window of Cataglyphis hispanica isolate Lineage 1 chromosome 12, ULB_Chis1_1.0, whole genome shotgun sequence genomic DNA carries:
- the LOC126853414 gene encoding suppressor APC domain-containing protein 2 isoform X1, translating to MAQIQTSTVDGLPKHFVNAMRTLFDIMDDQNTGFVKFADIEGRWQDDGTQGLPKDILDSLKKVTPPSGMLSFERFCAGLKICLLQIQTESDSKKHNGQPNRPPSAPILIPDSQNKAAWTSPNTATIRPNNAISQQRTLSMPQLLANRKDMNAQLEIMDGRNIGESKINKTYGPPKPPRTGAALEGRMMGSDRNFDKSEIRTALQNWQMGLMMNDEKEKRQLQTVNYRPDARTLLRPARVLGDGKAIDIQTNQLGLQSKKPSGRRREPRRHTLQNGIDYNMMKRMKQIEQEKDVLLQGLTAVDKAREWYLKQISATQEKIKHLGRMGSHVEQWTEAQQERLELQRARVLEVNRHLAALISTWERGGLPLHMNLAFLSTPSSVQLQQDMLSRLKQQNHRLTEEVSKKSQRIALLEQEKDSLVRELYNRQSGLIQSRRATMIHEQHDQTFII from the exons atggcaCAAATACAAACATCGACTGTGGACGGATTGCCGAAGCATTTCGTCAACGCGATGCGCACGTTGTTCGACATAATGGATGATCAAAACACCGGTTTCGTAAAATTTGCTGATATTGAGGGTCGATGGCAGGACGACGGCACGCAGGGCTTGCCCAAAGATATCCTTGATAGCTTGAAGAAAGTCACACCTCCGAGCGGTATGTTATCGTTCGAAAGATTCTGCGCAGGTTTGAAGATCTGTCTGCTGCAAATACAGACAGAGTCCGATTCTAAGAAACATAACGGTCAGCCTAACCGGCCCCCATCCGCACCAATCCTCATTCCTGACAGTCAGAATAAAGCGGCTTGGACCTCTCCCAACACGGCTACAATAAGACCCAATAATGCTATATCTCAGCAACGCACTCTCAGCATGCCGCAATTACTGGCTAATCGCAAAGATATGAATGCACAATTAGAAATAATGGATGGAAGAAACATTGGGGAATCGAAGATCAATAAAACTTATGGCCCACCAAAGCCACCAAGGACAGGTGCTGCATTAGAAGGTAGAATGATGGGTTCAGACCGTAACTTTGACAAGTCTGAGATTAGGACTGCTCTACAGAATTGGCAAATGGGTCTCATGATGAACGACGAGAAGGAAAAACGTCAGTTGCAGACTGTTAATTATAGACCGGATGCTAGGACATTATTGAGACCAGCCAGAGTTCTGGGTGATGGTAAAGCGATTGATATACAGACTAATCAACTTGGTCTTCAATCTAAGAAACCATCGGGTCGTCGCAGAGAGCCCAGGCGACACACGTTGCAGAATGGTATTGATTACAATATG ATGAAAAGAATGAAACAGATTGAACAAGAAAAAGATGTATTACTTCAAGGTCTAACTGCTGTTGACAAAGCTAGAGAATGGTACTTGAAACAAATTTCTGCTACGCAAGAGAAGATCAAACATCTTGGACGAATGGGCTCTCATGtg gAACAATGGACAGAGGCACAGCAGGAGCGTTTAGAATTGCAACGTGCACGAGTGCTAGAAGTAAATCGGCATTTAGCGGCCTTAATAAGTACCTGGGAACGTGGAGGGCTTCCTCTACATATGAATCTCGCTTTCTTGAGTACTCCGTCTTCAGTCCAACTTCAACAGGATATGTTATCACGGCTTAAACAACAAAATCATAGATTAACCGAG GAAGTTAGCAAAAAAAGCCAACGAATAGCATTACTTGAGCAAGAAAAAGATAGTCTTGTTAGAGAATTGTATAATAGACAGTCTGGACTGATTCAATCTCGAAGAGCAACAATGATTCATGAACAACATGATCAAACGTTCAT AATATAA
- the LOC126853423 gene encoding protein crumbs-like, producing MLPRLTLSAALFLLTIVLLSEGCELDQMRYGCRIYNAQCSCGYGCKSEYRYNNNDDCKLALRGRRNDICSRSKPCLNEGSCSQISSEPGFKCHCEGTGFYGTYCETRCPQADNLLFHGQFPYECVII from the exons ATGCTACCGAGATTGACGCTGTCGGCTGCTCTGTTTCTCTTAACAATAG TTTTATTGTCCGAGGGATGCGAGTTGGATCAGATGCGATACGGATGTCGTATCTACAATGCACAATGCAGTTGCGGCTACGGCTGCAAATCCGAATACAGATACAATAACAATGATGATTGCAAGCTAGCGCTGAGAG GAAGACGTAACGACATATGCTCTCGATCGAAGCCTTGTCTGAACGAAGGCTCGTGTTCCCAAATATCATCGGAGCCCGGATTTAAATGCCACTGCGAAGGAACTGGATTCTATGGCACTTACTGCGAGACAC GTTGTCCACAAGCggataatttactttttcatgGACAATTCCCTTACGAATgcgttataatttaa
- the LOC126853408 gene encoding cold shock domain-containing protein E1, producing the protein MSNNPQWKTFQPPIMNSDPAILDYKSMAIPSPKAITGSHQPTTNNYRNGTNYSGDHYMGSPPDCGKNSTTNYGSYPGTQSSPRNGATRFPFEFTGMETNAGYTSEPATNNSTYQDQSANQGTRETGIIEKLLHSYGFIQCCERQARLFFHFSQFSGNIEHLKIGDPVEFEMTYDRRTGKPIASTVSKIAPVALGDQRCIGNVTTELQASGDSQGRISYENRGECFFLPYTKDDVEGNVTLRAGDKVSFQIATNQRGNLGACNVRLENPAHPVRYRGVVCSMKENFGFIERADVVKEIFFHFSEAKSMKEELRLGDDVEFIIQTRNGKEVACNITKLPPGSIIFEEVSNEVVKGQVLKPLERGTAARHQNDPLPGRIRYRDSNHSEVEVPFGDKDQKGDFTLRHGDWVQFRIATDTRDQLKRATEIMLLPESFTVSGERREQGVIQSLKDGFGFIRCVEREPRLFFHFNEVLDVDREISVGDEVEFTVIQDPSSSFSNTRQSAIRLKHLTMGTVSFQTIIEKDILGTVIQDTNSMEPGLIGYGQQKSIIFFSKDCDPKHIPKLGDKVMFNIVQVKRNKELVAEDIFLVNAAGEKIQNVNKKSNGQVCQGFIAALKDGFGFIETVNHDREIFFHYSNFEGDANTLELGADIECTINSSSNGRGSGGCVAADHVKLVPRGSIPRPTAVSEVLDGTVVRPLRSANPEQTEYAGLIKINPTNEDEETPEYEFGIMGLSNKRELLQAGDPVQLQVDSEGHACNIVAVRKKRRATVDAVKGPFGFLAYEVDEGKKLFFHISEVRDHATLQPGDQVEFVLVTNQRTGKSSACNVTRLSDAVQQRPERLISRLRTISLEDTGPKLTVVRQPKGPDGTRGFNQERCQHTPGVIEE; encoded by the exons ATGTCCAACAATCCTCAGTGGAAAACGTTCCAGCCGCCAATCATGAACTCTGACCCAGCAATACTTGACTATAAGTCTATGGCTATACCAAGTCCTAAAGCCATAACAGGATCTCATCAACCAACAACTAACAACTATCGTAATGGTACCAACTACAGTGGTGATCACTATATGGGTTCACCTCCTGATTGTGGCAAAAATTCTACTACTAACTATGGTAGTTATCCTGGCACACAATCGTCACCGCGCAATGGCGCTACAAGATTTCCATTTGAATTTACGGGCATGGAAACAAATGCCGGTTACACTAGTGAACCTGCTACCAATAATTCTACCTATCAGGATCAATCTGCGAATCAAGGAACACGGGAAACTGGcataattgagaaattatta CATTCTTATGGATTCATACAATGCTGCGAAAGACAGGCAAGActgttttttcattttagcCAATTTAGTGGTAACATTGAACATTTGAAGATTGGAGATCCTGTGGAATTTGAAATGACTTATGATCGGCGAACAGGCAAACCTATTGCAAGCACTGTTAGCAAAATTGCTCCAGTG GCACTGGGTGATCAACGATGCATTGGTAATGTAACAACGGAATTACAAGCAAGTGGTGATTCACAAGGACGTATCAGTTACGAAAATCGCGgagaatgtttttttctgcCATATACCAAAGATGATGTCGAAGGAAACGTTACTTTGCGTGCTGGTGATAAAGTTTCATTTCAGATTGCTACTAATCAACg agGAAACTTGGGTGCATGTAATGTGAGGTTGGAAAATCCGGCTCATCCGGTTCGGTACCGCGGAGTAGTGTGttcgatgaaagaaaattttggtTTTATCGAACGTGCTGATGTAgtcaaagaaatattcttcCACTTTAGCGAAGCTAAGTCTATGAAAGAAGAACTTAGATTAGGAGATGATGTGGAATTTATAATACAGACACGCAAT GGAAAGGAGGTGGCTTGCAACATTACAAAGTTACCACCTGgttcaattatatttgaagaagTCAGTAATGAAGTAGTAAAAGGACAAGTGTTGAAGCCTTTGGAAAGAGGTACCGCTGCTCGTCATCAAAATGATCCTTTACCTGGACGCATTCGATACAGAGACAGCAATCATTCAGAAGTGGAAGTACCATTTGGTGACAAAGATCAAAAAGGAGACTTTACTCTTag acaTGGTGATTGGGTTCAATTTCGTATTGCGACAGACACTAGAGATCAGCTTAAAAGAGCTACAGAGATAATGTTATTACCAGAATCTTTTACTGTGTCAGGAGAAAGACGAGAGCAAGGTGTTATACAATCTCTCAAAGATGGATTTGGCTTTATTCGTTGTGTAGAAAGAGAACCCAgacttttctttcattttaacGAGGTTCTTGATGTTGATAGAGAAATTAGTGTAGGGGATGAGGTGGAATTTACAGTCATACAA gatccTTCGTCATCATTCTCTAATACTCGACAAAGTGCTATTAGATTGAAACATTTGACAATGGGTACTGTATCGTTTCAAACAATTATAGAAAAGGATATACTAGGTACTGTAATACAGGATACAAACTCAATGGAACCTGGCCTTATTGGTTATGGCCAGCAGAAGagcattattttcttctctaaaGATTGCGATCCTAAACATATTCCAAAATTGGGCGAtaag GTGATGTTCAATATTGTTCAAGTGAAACGAAATAAAGAGCTTGTTGCTGAAGacatatttttagtaaatgcTGCTggtgaaaaaattcaaaatgttaacaaaaaatcaaatggACAAGTTTGTCAAGGTTTTATAGCTGCTCTTAAGGATGGATTTGGCTTTATTGAGACAGTAAATCAcgatagagaaatattttttcactacAG tAACTTTGAAGGTGATGCTAATACATTGGAATTAGGAGCTGATATCGAATGTACAATTAATAGTTCGAGTAACGGAAGAGGATCCGGAGGTTGTGTAGCTGCCGATCATGTTAAATTGGTACCACGCGGAAGTATTCCGAGGCCTACGGCAGTCAGCGAGGTTCTAGATGGTACTGTGGTGCGACCGTTACGAAGTGCGAATCCTGAGCAGACTGAGTATGCTGGtttgatcaaaattaatcCAACTAACGAGGACGAGGAAACGCCAGAATACGAATTCGGCATCATGGGACTTTCTAACAAGCGGGAGCTATTACAGGCTGGTGATCCAGTGCAATTGCAGGTTGATTCAGAAGGTCATGCTTGCAATATTGTAGCCGtcaggaaaaaaagaagagcaaCCGTAGACGCAGTTAAAGGTCCATTCGGTTTTCTCGCCTACGAAGTTGATGagggtaaaaaattattcttccaTATAAGTGAAGTTCGAGATCACGCTACGTTGCAACCGGGTGATCAGGTGGAATTCGTTTTGGTTACTAATCAACGTACTGGCAAGTCATCGGCGTGTAACGTGACTCGATTAAG TGATGCGGTCCAACAACGACCTGAACGATTAATAAGCCGATTGCGTACCATATCATTGGAAGACACAGGTCCAAAATTAACTGTGGTCAGACAACCAAAAGGTCCCGATGGCACGCGCGGATTTAACCAGGAAAGATGCCAGCACACTCCTGGTGTCATAGAAGAATAA
- the LOC126853414 gene encoding suppressor APC domain-containing protein 2 isoform X2 has protein sequence MAQIQTSTVDGLPKHFVNAMRTLFDIMDDQNTGFVKFADIEGRWQDDGTQGLPKDILDSLKKVTPPSGMLSFERFCAGLKICLLQIQTESDSKKHNGQPNRPPSAPILIPDSQNKAAWTSPNTATIRPNNAISQQRTLSMPQLLANRKDMNAQLEIMDGRNIGESKINKTYGPPKPPRTGAALEGRMMGSDRNFDKSEIRTALQNWQMGLMMNDEKEKRQLQTVNYRPDARTLLRPARVLGDGKAIDIQTNQLGLQSKKPSGRRREPRRHTLQNGIDYNMMKRMKQIEQEKDVLLQGLTAVDKAREWYLKQISATQEKIKHLGRMGSHVEQWTEAQQERLELQRARVLEVNRHLAALISTWERGGLPLHMNLAFLSTPSSVQLQQDMLSRLKQQNHRLTEVI, from the exons atggcaCAAATACAAACATCGACTGTGGACGGATTGCCGAAGCATTTCGTCAACGCGATGCGCACGTTGTTCGACATAATGGATGATCAAAACACCGGTTTCGTAAAATTTGCTGATATTGAGGGTCGATGGCAGGACGACGGCACGCAGGGCTTGCCCAAAGATATCCTTGATAGCTTGAAGAAAGTCACACCTCCGAGCGGTATGTTATCGTTCGAAAGATTCTGCGCAGGTTTGAAGATCTGTCTGCTGCAAATACAGACAGAGTCCGATTCTAAGAAACATAACGGTCAGCCTAACCGGCCCCCATCCGCACCAATCCTCATTCCTGACAGTCAGAATAAAGCGGCTTGGACCTCTCCCAACACGGCTACAATAAGACCCAATAATGCTATATCTCAGCAACGCACTCTCAGCATGCCGCAATTACTGGCTAATCGCAAAGATATGAATGCACAATTAGAAATAATGGATGGAAGAAACATTGGGGAATCGAAGATCAATAAAACTTATGGCCCACCAAAGCCACCAAGGACAGGTGCTGCATTAGAAGGTAGAATGATGGGTTCAGACCGTAACTTTGACAAGTCTGAGATTAGGACTGCTCTACAGAATTGGCAAATGGGTCTCATGATGAACGACGAGAAGGAAAAACGTCAGTTGCAGACTGTTAATTATAGACCGGATGCTAGGACATTATTGAGACCAGCCAGAGTTCTGGGTGATGGTAAAGCGATTGATATACAGACTAATCAACTTGGTCTTCAATCTAAGAAACCATCGGGTCGTCGCAGAGAGCCCAGGCGACACACGTTGCAGAATGGTATTGATTACAATATG ATGAAAAGAATGAAACAGATTGAACAAGAAAAAGATGTATTACTTCAAGGTCTAACTGCTGTTGACAAAGCTAGAGAATGGTACTTGAAACAAATTTCTGCTACGCAAGAGAAGATCAAACATCTTGGACGAATGGGCTCTCATGtg gAACAATGGACAGAGGCACAGCAGGAGCGTTTAGAATTGCAACGTGCACGAGTGCTAGAAGTAAATCGGCATTTAGCGGCCTTAATAAGTACCTGGGAACGTGGAGGGCTTCCTCTACATATGAATCTCGCTTTCTTGAGTACTCCGTCTTCAGTCCAACTTCAACAGGATATGTTATCACGGCTTAAACAACAAAATCATAGATTAACCGAGGTAAT TTAG
- the LOC126853414 gene encoding suppressor APC domain-containing protein 2 isoform X3: MAQIQTSTVDGLPKHFVNAMRTLFDIMDDQNTGFVKFADIEGRWQDDGTQGLPKDILDSLKKVTPPSGMLSFERFCAGLKICLLQIQTESDSKKHNGQPNRPPSAPILIPDSQNKAAWTSPNTATIRPNNAISQQRTLSMPQLLANRKDMNAQLEIMDGRNIGESKINKTYGPPKPPRTGAALEGRMMGSDRNFDKSEIRTALQNWQMGLMMNDEKEKRQLQTVNYRPDARTLLRPARVLGDGKAIDIQTNQLGLQSKKPSGRRREPRRHTLQNGIDYNMMKRMKQIEQEKDVLLQGLTAVDKAREWYLKQISATQEKIKHLGRMGSHVEQWTEAQQERLELQRARVLEVNRHLAALISTWERGGLPLHMNLAFLSTPSSVQLQQDMLSRLKQQNHRLTEEVSKKSQRIALLEQEKDSLVRELYNRQSGLIQSRRATMIHEQHDQTFM, translated from the exons atggcaCAAATACAAACATCGACTGTGGACGGATTGCCGAAGCATTTCGTCAACGCGATGCGCACGTTGTTCGACATAATGGATGATCAAAACACCGGTTTCGTAAAATTTGCTGATATTGAGGGTCGATGGCAGGACGACGGCACGCAGGGCTTGCCCAAAGATATCCTTGATAGCTTGAAGAAAGTCACACCTCCGAGCGGTATGTTATCGTTCGAAAGATTCTGCGCAGGTTTGAAGATCTGTCTGCTGCAAATACAGACAGAGTCCGATTCTAAGAAACATAACGGTCAGCCTAACCGGCCCCCATCCGCACCAATCCTCATTCCTGACAGTCAGAATAAAGCGGCTTGGACCTCTCCCAACACGGCTACAATAAGACCCAATAATGCTATATCTCAGCAACGCACTCTCAGCATGCCGCAATTACTGGCTAATCGCAAAGATATGAATGCACAATTAGAAATAATGGATGGAAGAAACATTGGGGAATCGAAGATCAATAAAACTTATGGCCCACCAAAGCCACCAAGGACAGGTGCTGCATTAGAAGGTAGAATGATGGGTTCAGACCGTAACTTTGACAAGTCTGAGATTAGGACTGCTCTACAGAATTGGCAAATGGGTCTCATGATGAACGACGAGAAGGAAAAACGTCAGTTGCAGACTGTTAATTATAGACCGGATGCTAGGACATTATTGAGACCAGCCAGAGTTCTGGGTGATGGTAAAGCGATTGATATACAGACTAATCAACTTGGTCTTCAATCTAAGAAACCATCGGGTCGTCGCAGAGAGCCCAGGCGACACACGTTGCAGAATGGTATTGATTACAATATG ATGAAAAGAATGAAACAGATTGAACAAGAAAAAGATGTATTACTTCAAGGTCTAACTGCTGTTGACAAAGCTAGAGAATGGTACTTGAAACAAATTTCTGCTACGCAAGAGAAGATCAAACATCTTGGACGAATGGGCTCTCATGtg gAACAATGGACAGAGGCACAGCAGGAGCGTTTAGAATTGCAACGTGCACGAGTGCTAGAAGTAAATCGGCATTTAGCGGCCTTAATAAGTACCTGGGAACGTGGAGGGCTTCCTCTACATATGAATCTCGCTTTCTTGAGTACTCCGTCTTCAGTCCAACTTCAACAGGATATGTTATCACGGCTTAAACAACAAAATCATAGATTAACCGAG GAAGTTAGCAAAAAAAGCCAACGAATAGCATTACTTGAGCAAGAAAAAGATAGTCTTGTTAGAGAATTGTATAATAGACAGTCTGGACTGATTCAATCTCGAAGAGCAACAATGATTCATGAACAACATGATCAAACGTTCATGTAA